ATTCCTGCGGGGTAAGGGGCACGCCGTCGTCGGCGGGCGGGATGGGCAGTTCCACCACCTCTTCGGGTTCGGCGGCGGTGGCGGCGGCGCTGGGCGGCACCGGGCAGGCCTCTGCGGGCTGAATGGGAGGAAGATTCTTTTTGGGCGCGCAGCCGGCGGCCAACAACGCCACCGCCACAAGCACGAGCACGTGCCGGACGGCACGGCGCGCGCGCAGGGCGGAAGACAGGAGTCTGGTTCGCTGCATGGATATTCCGGATGTGTTGGGAGCGGCGGAAGAAGGCCGCGAGAAGGAGCGTGTGTCGGGTCGTCCGCCGCGTTCCGGCTGGCCCCGGCGCCTGTCGGCCCGGCGGGTGCGGCACCGTGGCCCCTTGCGTGGAAGCACGTTCAAGGGTACCTGCGGTGTATGCGGCATCCCGACCCTACCTCATGCCGCCCATCCAACGCAACCCGTCTACCCGCGCCCATCCGGGCGAAAGCGACACATGCCCAAGAAGCACCCCATTTGGGGCACCGACGCGCGCGACGACGCGCCGCGCGATGCCCGCAACGACGATACGCGTGACAGCCGTTCCCGTTCCGCCAACCGCAACCGCAAGGATGGCCGCCCCACGGGTAGGCCCGGCGAACGCGAGGGCGGACGCGGCGATGCCCCGCGCGGCCACGGCGGCAAGCCCGGAAAGCCCGGCGAACGGAACGAACGGGGCGAACGGGGCGACTCCCGCCCCGGTTCGGGTCGTGACGCCCGCCCGGAAGGCCGTGGCGACGACCGCCGCAACTCCCGTCCCGGCTCGCGGCCCGGTCCTCGTGATGACCGGCACGGCAGGCCCGAGCGGCCTGGCCGTCCGCCACACCGGGGCAAACCCGCCGACGGACGGCGTGACGCCCGTTCCGATGTCCGCCCCGACGCGCGCCCCAGCATGCACACGGACACCCGCGACATCCTGCCCGACGCCCCGGAGTCTCCCTGCTCCATCCTGCCCGGCGTGAAGCCGGTGCTGGAGTTGCTGGAATCGGACCCCAGCCGCGTGGAGACCGTGCTTATCCGCAAGGGCAAGCGCGGGCGCGAGGTGGACCGCATCGTGGAACTGTGCCGCGAGGCGCGGGTGCGCTTCATCTTTGCCGAGGCACACGCCCTGGACCGGCTGTTCGCGTCGGGCAAGGCCATCGCGCAGACCGGCAGCGACACGACCGAACCGGACATGGCCGAGCCGGGCATGGCCGCACCCCACGCCGACGACGACCTTTTTGCCGATGACGATGCCGCCTGGGACATTCTGGAAGGCCGGGGCGCGGCACGCGACGCCGGTGACGACGATGACGACCTTTCCGCGGATCGGACCGGGGCACGCGCCGGACGCGCCGGACGCGCCGCCCAGTCTTCCCACTCTTCGCATCAGGGTGTCATTGCGCGGGTGTTCGACGCCGGGTTCGCCGAATTCGGCGACATCCTGCGCGACGCCCCCGACGCTCCGCTGCCGCTCATCGTGGCGCTGGACCAGGTGCAGGACCCCGGCAACGTGGGCACCCTGGCCCGCACCCTATACGCGCTGGGCGCGGCGGGGCTGGTGGTGGTGCGCCATGGCGGGGCCGCCCTGGGCGGGGCCGCAGCCCGCGCCGCCGCCGGTGCCCTGGAAAAGCTGCCCGTGGCCAAGGTGACCAACCTGGCCCGCGCGCTGGATGAAGCCGACGCGGCGGGCTACACCATCTATGCTGCTGGCGGGGCCGCGCCGGAAACGGACGGCAAGCCCGGCAGCGGGCCGCGCAACCCGTTCACCGAGCCGCTGCGCACCCCCGCCGTGCTGGTGCTGGGCAACGAGGACAGCGGCATCCGGCCCAACGTGGCCAAGCGCTGCCACTTCACCCTGTCCATTCCCATGGCCCGCGACTTCGATTCGCTGAACGTGGCCCAGGCCGGGGCCATCCTGGTGGGGTGCTTCGCGGCGCGCCGCCAGAAGGGATAGCCGAAGCGCGCCCTTACAGCCGGGCGGAGGGTAACGGACGGACGGGCTGGGTGATTCCCCGCCCCTCCCCTGCCGCCGCCTTCCGAAACCCGACCCGCGACAACACAAAGGCCCCTGCCCTTCCACCGGAAGGACAGGGGCTTTTCCGTGCCCGGCCATACCCGGCCATGCCCGGCCATACCGGGCCGTGGCCGCGCAATGCGGGGCATGCTACCGGATGTAATTGGGAATATTCAGAAACACCTCGCGCGTGTAGGTAATCATTTTATCCATGATCCACGGAAACGAGATGAGCAGCGCAAGAAAGATGGAGACGATCTTGGGGATGAACGACAGGGTCATCTCCTGGATCTGGGTGGCGGCCTGAATGATGCTGACCACCACGCCCACCACCAACCCCACGCCCAGCATGGGCATAGAGATGAGCAGGGCGATTTCAATGGACTGGCGCGCGAAGGCAATGACCATTTCCGGCGTCATGTGACGTACCTCTTCAGACCGCGAAACTGTTGACCAACGACCCCACCAGCAGCGCCCACCCGTCCACCATGACGAAGAGCAGCAGCTTGAAGGGCATGGAGACCATCATGGGCGGCAGCATCATCATGCCCATGGCCAGCAGGATGCTGGACACCACCATGTCCAGCACCAGGAACGGGATGTAGATCAGGAAGCCGATGGTGAACCCGGTCTTCAGTTCGCTGATGACGTAGGCGGCGGCCAGCATCACCGTGGGCACCTCTTCCTTGGTGCGCGGCTGCTCCATCTTGGTGATGGCGTAGAAGATCGACAGATCCTTCTCGCGGGTGTGCTTGAACATGAACGAGCGTAGCGGCACCTGGGCCTTGTCCAGCGCCTCGTTGAAGCCGATGCGCTCCTCGAGGTAGGGTTGCAGGGCGGTGTCGTTGATCTGCTTGCCCACGGGCATCATGATCACCACCGTCATGAAAATGGCAAGGCTGGCCAGCACCTGCGAGGGCGGCAGCTGCTGCACGCCCAGCGCCTGACGGATGAAGTGAAACACGATGATGATGCGGGTGAAGCTGGTCACGGTAAGCATGATGGCCGGGGCCAGCGACAGCACCGTGAGCATGAACAGGATTTCGAGCAGCAGCGAGACCTTTTCCGGCTCGGTCTGGCCCGCGCCAAGGGTAAGCTGCATGGTGGGCATGACCAGGTCCTGCGCGGCATGGGCCACGCCGCCGCCCAGCAACGACAGAAGCGACAGGGGCAGCAGCAGCGCGGTGACCAGGGAAAGCAGGCGGCAGGCGGAGGCGGGACGGGTGGCGCCGGGTAGTTGGGGACTGCCCGGCAGAGGGGCGTGGCCCACGGGCAGGTCGCAGGAAGCCGGGACAAGGGGGCGGACGGCTGCCACGCACGTGGCGTCCTGACGAGTGAAACCCTGACGGGGGGCGTCCTGACGGGGGGCGTCCGGCGCGGCGGTCTGGACGGGGGCCCGGGCGATGTCCGCCGTCAGGCCGGTGACGCCCCGGCGGACGGATGCCGGGGCGGAATTGACGACGGGAGCGTCAGTTTCCCGAAGGTGTGCGCCCCTTGCCGAGGGCACGCCCCAGCACCGAGGAGAAGCCGCCGGAGCCGCGCCCGCCAGGCTGATCGGAAAGGCTTCCGGCGTCGGAAGTTGCGTCGTCGCTGCCGTGCTCATGGTCAAGGTCCTGCTCCGTGAGTAGCGTTATCTGCTGGTCGGTGACGCCCAGCAGCAATCGCTTGTTCAAGAAGCGTACCACCATGAGCCCCTTGCGCGGGCCAATGGGCAACTGCGCCTCCAGGCGCAGGTCGTCGCGCGAAAAGCCGCCCGCGCCCGGCACGGCGCGGAACAGCCCGCCGTGGCGGCGCACGGCCCACAGGGCCAGCCACAGCAGCCCCACCAGCAGGAACAGCACACCCACGGCCTGGATGTACCCGCCCCACGAAAAGGCGGGCACGGCGGCGGCGGCAAGCCCGTCGGAGGCCCCCACTGTCGCGTTGGCGTGCGCCATGGTGGCGTTCACCGCGTCGGCGGCGCTGGCCGCCACCTGGCCTGCCGCATGGGGCAGGGACTGGGCCGCGTCGCCGAGGGTGGCG
Above is a window of Nitratidesulfovibrio sp. SRB-5 DNA encoding:
- a CDS encoding TrmH family RNA methyltransferase, producing MPKKHPIWGTDARDDAPRDARNDDTRDSRSRSANRNRKDGRPTGRPGEREGGRGDAPRGHGGKPGKPGERNERGERGDSRPGSGRDARPEGRGDDRRNSRPGSRPGPRDDRHGRPERPGRPPHRGKPADGRRDARSDVRPDARPSMHTDTRDILPDAPESPCSILPGVKPVLELLESDPSRVETVLIRKGKRGREVDRIVELCREARVRFIFAEAHALDRLFASGKAIAQTGSDTTEPDMAEPGMAAPHADDDLFADDDAAWDILEGRGAARDAGDDDDDLSADRTGARAGRAGRAAQSSHSSHQGVIARVFDAGFAEFGDILRDAPDAPLPLIVALDQVQDPGNVGTLARTLYALGAAGLVVVRHGGAALGGAAARAAAGALEKLPVAKVTNLARALDEADAAGYTIYAAGGAAPETDGKPGSGPRNPFTEPLRTPAVLVLGNEDSGIRPNVAKRCHFTLSIPMARDFDSLNVAQAGAILVGCFAARRQKG
- the fliP gene encoding flagellar type III secretion system pore protein FliP (The bacterial flagellar biogenesis protein FliP forms a type III secretion system (T3SS)-type pore required for flagellar assembly.), with translation MAAVRPLVPASCDLPVGHAPLPGSPQLPGATRPASACRLLSLVTALLLPLSLLSLLGGGVAHAAQDLVMPTMQLTLGAGQTEPEKVSLLLEILFMLTVLSLAPAIMLTVTSFTRIIIVFHFIRQALGVQQLPPSQVLASLAIFMTVVIMMPVGKQINDTALQPYLEERIGFNEALDKAQVPLRSFMFKHTREKDLSIFYAITKMEQPRTKEEVPTVMLAAAYVISELKTGFTIGFLIYIPFLVLDMVVSSILLAMGMMMLPPMMVSMPFKLLLFVMVDGWALLVGSLVNSFAV
- the fliO gene encoding flagellar biosynthetic protein FliO; the encoded protein is MLNATESAVGAASSVASPVTSPAADMAAQASAQAEGAVRAAISANATLGDAAQSLPHAAGQVAASAADAVNATMAHANATVGASDGLAAAAVPAFSWGGYIQAVGVLFLLVGLLWLALWAVRRHGGLFRAVPGAGGFSRDDLRLEAQLPIGPRKGLMVVRFLNKRLLLGVTDQQITLLTEQDLDHEHGSDDATSDAGSLSDQPGGRGSGGFSSVLGRALGKGRTPSGN
- the fliQ gene encoding flagellar biosynthesis protein FliQ codes for the protein MTPEMVIAFARQSIEIALLISMPMLGVGLVVGVVVSIIQAATQIQEMTLSFIPKIVSIFLALLISFPWIMDKMITYTREVFLNIPNYIR